In Legionella cardiaca, a genomic segment contains:
- the lipA gene encoding lipoyl synthase, translating to MSKLKNIPVVIESGQKYRTEQGVVAIKDGVKSTEQPFERLPKPKWLRIVNHTTPAYHQVKEQVVKHRLATVCEEAKCPNIGECWSHGTATIMLMGAVCTRACRFCSVDTGNPHGWLDAEEPNNTANTVALMNLDYVVLTSVNRDDLPDGGAKHYADTIRAIKVRSPKTKVEALTPDFQGVQESVAILLDSGVDVFAQNVETVERLTHPVRDNRAGYWQTLNVLAYAKQYRPDVLTKTSLMLGLGETDEEIIKTMDELRAQQVDILTLGQYLQPTRNHLPVARYVTPEKFLEFREIGLQKGFFEVASGPLVRSSYRADRVFKRDNLGL from the coding sequence ATGAGCAAATTAAAAAATATCCCTGTTGTAATTGAAAGTGGCCAAAAATATCGTACCGAACAAGGTGTGGTGGCTATTAAAGATGGTGTCAAATCAACAGAGCAACCCTTCGAACGGTTACCTAAACCGAAATGGCTTCGCATTGTTAATCATACGACGCCAGCTTACCATCAAGTAAAAGAACAAGTAGTTAAGCATCGATTAGCTACTGTCTGTGAAGAGGCCAAATGCCCTAATATCGGTGAATGTTGGTCTCATGGCACCGCAACAATTATGTTAATGGGCGCTGTATGTACGAGAGCTTGTCGTTTTTGTTCTGTCGATACCGGTAATCCACACGGCTGGCTAGATGCAGAAGAGCCAAATAATACAGCGAATACAGTTGCACTAATGAATCTTGATTATGTCGTCTTAACCTCAGTAAATAGAGATGATCTTCCGGATGGTGGTGCCAAGCATTATGCCGATACCATTCGAGCAATTAAAGTACGTTCCCCAAAAACCAAGGTGGAAGCCTTAACACCTGATTTTCAAGGCGTGCAAGAAAGTGTGGCTATTTTACTGGATAGTGGCGTCGATGTGTTTGCTCAAAACGTTGAAACAGTAGAGCGCTTAACCCATCCCGTGCGTGATAATCGTGCTGGCTATTGGCAGACACTAAATGTTTTGGCTTATGCTAAGCAGTATCGTCCTGATGTATTAACGAAAACAAGCTTAATGTTAGGCTTAGGTGAAACGGATGAAGAAATTATTAAGACGATGGATGAGTTAAGAGCACAACAGGTAGATATTCTAACATTAGGCCAATATTTACAACCGACCAGAAATCATTTGCCAGTCGCTCGTTATGTTACCCCAGAAAAGTTTTTGGAGTTTCGTGAAATTGGCTTGCAGAAAGGTTTTTTTGAAGTAGCTTCCGGGCCTTTAGTACGTTCAAGTTATCGCGCTGATCGCGTGTTCAAGCGTGATAATTTAGGTTTATAG
- the alr gene encoding alanine racemase codes for MSRPTRVQIDATALLHNLNHVKRCAPHSKVIAMVKANAYGCGLSAVVPVLEGQVYAFGVACLEEAMAIRALGIRSDCVLFQGIFSPDELEIVASHKLQCVIHQPHQLQWLLANPLPNKIKIWVKVNTGMHRLGFAPEEVYDVLNALTQCPWVDSELGLMTHLACADEPNHPANQNQLRVFRELDLPTGKLTKSISNSAAILALPETHADVIRPGIMLYGVSPFANQTGQELGLMPVMRFVSAISAIHHYPAQAQIGYGGTWQTSRPSIIGIVAVGYGDGYPRHIAQNTPVWINGMQVPIVGRVSMDMLTVDLTNCSGVKIGDSVELWGQHIPVESIALSAGTIAYELLCQFSPRVCQE; via the coding sequence GTGTCAAGACCTACTCGTGTGCAAATTGACGCAACTGCACTTTTGCATAACCTCAATCATGTAAAACGTTGTGCTCCTCATTCGAAGGTCATTGCTATGGTTAAAGCCAATGCCTATGGTTGTGGCTTATCTGCTGTGGTGCCTGTCCTTGAGGGTCAAGTATATGCCTTTGGTGTTGCTTGCCTTGAAGAAGCAATGGCTATTCGCGCTCTTGGTATACGTAGTGATTGTGTTTTATTTCAAGGGATATTTAGCCCAGATGAATTGGAGATAGTAGCTAGTCATAAATTACAGTGCGTCATTCATCAGCCGCATCAATTGCAATGGTTACTTGCTAATCCTTTGCCTAATAAGATTAAAATCTGGGTTAAAGTGAACACGGGGATGCATCGTTTAGGTTTTGCCCCGGAAGAAGTCTATGATGTCTTGAATGCTTTAACCCAGTGTCCCTGGGTGGATTCTGAACTTGGTCTGATGACTCATTTAGCTTGTGCTGATGAACCGAATCATCCAGCTAATCAAAATCAACTACGGGTTTTTAGAGAGCTTGATTTACCGACTGGCAAATTGACAAAATCAATCAGTAATTCTGCCGCTATTTTAGCATTACCTGAAACTCATGCTGATGTCATTCGTCCTGGTATTATGCTCTATGGTGTTTCGCCCTTTGCTAATCAAACGGGGCAGGAGTTAGGTTTAATGCCAGTAATGAGGTTTGTCTCGGCAATTAGCGCTATTCACCATTACCCTGCACAAGCTCAAATTGGCTATGGTGGAACTTGGCAAACGAGTCGGCCATCAATTATTGGAATTGTGGCTGTTGGGTATGGTGATGGTTATCCACGACACATTGCGCAAAACACCCCTGTTTGGATTAATGGTATGCAAGTTCCTATCGTTGGACGTGTTTCTATGGATATGTTAACGGTAGATTTAACCAATTGCTCAGGCGTAAAAATTGGCGATTCCGTTGAATTATGGGGACAACATATTCCCGTAGAATCAATAGCATTATCTGCAGGAACGATTGCTTATGAATTGTTGTGTCAATTCTCACCACGCGTTTGTCAAGAATAG
- a CDS encoding glycosyltransferase family 88 protein, with protein sequence MPYNFNPHRHVKIWLSKDSNSFLNIENQLRLIRMRDINPTDEINFIYDSNLLTPKALEELKSFCEKYKINARDVQEIIPECNTEEEKHLIEVYQNEVSHLHEGGNLAVLSDVLRWLSPIYKLGTYTDFDVSVDTRALPPTITVEKPILFRIGSVAVQGKVESIAINNDTIAVVDNEAALPTIKKIQRAIYTNCTRTDEQLFGSAIEKYRASIEQQFSPLIVPFLLATDSNFQSLERLATLDPGDSSRGVRRIILASTDNNTDYGKIVLQAHNAYEPFMTPEEITKRAASLEREELRKGLGWLSWLITPSFQYKKVKALVEIQDDEEFLKKKRELMRQQLLKVNVQYSSGPGALTFSLFDSLFYERETIDTTIAPSSFSHYDLDNVFMSGNSIPFHTSSREVLKKLEAEVGDINDLSWLEEGQKAVTAREQKIQKAALTFQRFYRGNKVRAQENLPPAFIEMREKIETHIRKIEADLEGCFGFYRHNQRHKKIDALRGLLTYFSEDMKSFDVKKFKSELEQYRSEDIFASIGKSKTKELIDDLTLLSQQAKFYNLADEEGKFAMQKTS encoded by the coding sequence ATGCCTTATAATTTTAATCCGCATCGCCACGTCAAAATTTGGCTCAGTAAAGATTCAAACTCCTTTCTTAATATCGAAAATCAATTACGTCTTATTAGAATGCGAGATATCAATCCTACTGATGAGATTAATTTTATTTATGACAGTAACTTGTTAACACCAAAAGCTTTAGAAGAATTAAAATCTTTTTGTGAAAAATATAAAATTAATGCTAGAGATGTGCAGGAAATTATTCCTGAGTGTAATACGGAAGAAGAAAAGCATTTAATTGAAGTTTATCAAAATGAAGTCTCTCATTTACACGAGGGAGGAAATTTAGCAGTATTAAGCGACGTTTTGCGTTGGCTAAGCCCTATTTATAAACTGGGTACTTACACTGATTTTGATGTTAGCGTTGACACAAGAGCATTGCCACCGACAATTACTGTTGAAAAGCCAATATTATTTCGTATCGGGAGTGTGGCTGTACAGGGAAAAGTTGAAAGCATCGCTATTAATAATGATACGATTGCTGTCGTTGATAATGAAGCCGCCCTTCCCACAATTAAAAAAATACAAAGGGCTATTTATACTAATTGTACGCGCACTGATGAACAGCTTTTTGGCTCCGCCATTGAAAAATATAGAGCCTCTATAGAGCAACAATTTTCCCCATTAATTGTCCCTTTTTTATTAGCAACAGATAGCAATTTTCAAAGTCTCGAGAGGCTTGCAACCCTTGACCCTGGCGATTCCTCACGCGGGGTACGTAGAATCATTCTTGCTAGTACGGATAACAATACTGATTATGGCAAAATCGTTCTTCAAGCTCATAATGCATATGAACCCTTTATGACACCTGAAGAGATTACGAAACGGGCTGCCTCTTTGGAAAGAGAAGAATTAAGAAAAGGATTAGGTTGGTTAAGTTGGTTAATAACGCCTTCTTTTCAATATAAAAAGGTGAAGGCTCTCGTTGAAATCCAGGATGATGAGGAATTTTTAAAGAAAAAACGTGAGCTAATGCGTCAACAGCTTCTAAAAGTTAATGTGCAATATAGTTCTGGCCCTGGAGCCTTGACTTTTTCTTTATTTGACAGCCTTTTTTATGAGCGGGAAACGATTGATACAACCATAGCACCTTCATCCTTTAGTCATTATGATTTAGATAACGTATTTATGTCTGGCAATAGTATCCCATTTCATACTTCATCCAGAGAGGTACTTAAAAAACTAGAGGCGGAAGTAGGAGACATTAATGATCTTTCCTGGCTGGAAGAGGGGCAGAAAGCTGTTACGGCAAGAGAGCAAAAAATTCAGAAAGCAGCCTTAACTTTTCAACGCTTTTATCGGGGTAATAAAGTTCGAGCGCAAGAAAATCTACCTCCCGCTTTTATTGAAATGCGTGAAAAAATAGAAACGCATATTAGAAAAATTGAGGCGGATTTAGAAGGATGTTTTGGCTTTTACCGTCATAACCAACGCCATAAAAAAATTGATGCATTGAGAGGTTTACTGACTTATTTTAGTGAAGACATGAAATCTTTTGATGTTAAAAAGTTCAAATCAGAATTAGAACAGTATCGCTCGGAGGATATTTTTGCAAGCATTGGCAAAAGTAAAACGAAAGAGCTCATTGATGACTTAACCTTACTTAGTCAACAGGCAAAATTTTATAATCTTGCCGATGAAGAAGGTAAATTTGCAATGCAAAAAACTTCTTGA
- a CDS encoding GGDEF domain-containing protein produces MLEQQLKQKIVNTISHYERECSKLQGEVDVLRKAINKLTMLPSGIHIDLDKHLLDLKDALKENQDPKSIQKRVASLVEVMSTLQQKRQENKIIITDFIQQGAELLGQMLIELKDKHAFERMEQLLKTDTDERKLIGQFNQLLKECLTTVAQQIEFCEKHHSSTVKDSVINTRVNSSLFQLVENLPLPQDLVAKQQLIKSILDQDLTEKKLINVTELLTELVVASFTFEQNRLKAFLCEFANHLRDFGKYLQLFSDSNVFIRKDTEELETEIQLNIHEIKNHLDTSRTIEELSKKIGNSLTSIGSHIEKFKENQEKRLVEYENRMMILQDKLMETERGANEIKNMLSFEKLKNNVDSLTGLPNRASYEEHLLDAHHRWKRGFGDLSIAIADIDNFKEINDTYGHLAGDKVLKKIASLFKSSIRAVDFVARYGGEEFVFIFERTHLNDAVKVADSLRSIIEEYDFYYRDQRVHVTVSFGLTNFQHEDDLESLFTRADEAMYQAKRNGRNCVASL; encoded by the coding sequence ATGCTTGAACAACAATTAAAACAGAAAATTGTTAATACTATTTCTCATTATGAACGTGAATGTAGCAAACTTCAGGGCGAAGTAGATGTTCTTCGTAAAGCAATTAACAAGCTCACCATGCTACCAAGCGGTATTCATATCGATTTAGATAAGCATCTTTTAGATTTAAAAGATGCTCTTAAAGAAAACCAGGATCCCAAATCAATCCAGAAGCGTGTGGCATCTTTAGTTGAGGTGATGTCAACTCTGCAGCAAAAAAGACAAGAAAATAAAATTATTATCACGGATTTTATCCAGCAGGGTGCAGAGCTTTTAGGGCAGATGCTAATAGAGCTTAAAGATAAACATGCGTTTGAACGCATGGAACAATTATTAAAAACAGACACGGACGAAAGAAAGTTAATTGGCCAGTTTAACCAATTATTAAAGGAATGTTTAACTACTGTGGCGCAGCAAATAGAGTTTTGCGAAAAGCATCACTCTTCTACGGTAAAAGACAGCGTTATCAATACACGAGTTAATTCCAGTTTATTTCAACTGGTGGAAAACCTTCCTCTGCCACAAGATCTTGTTGCTAAACAACAACTTATTAAATCAATTCTTGATCAGGATTTAACTGAAAAAAAACTGATTAATGTTACGGAATTATTGACAGAACTTGTAGTGGCTTCATTTACCTTTGAACAGAATCGTTTAAAAGCATTTTTATGTGAATTTGCTAATCACTTGCGAGATTTCGGTAAGTATCTACAATTATTTAGTGATAGCAATGTTTTTATTAGGAAAGATACGGAAGAATTAGAAACAGAAATCCAATTAAATATTCATGAAATTAAAAATCACCTTGATACTTCTCGAACTATAGAGGAATTATCTAAAAAAATTGGAAATAGTCTAACTTCGATAGGTTCGCATATTGAAAAATTTAAAGAAAATCAAGAGAAGCGTTTGGTGGAATATGAAAATAGAATGATGATTTTACAGGATAAGCTCATGGAAACTGAACGAGGAGCAAATGAAATAAAAAATATGCTGTCTTTTGAAAAATTGAAGAATAATGTAGACAGTTTGACCGGCTTGCCAAATAGAGCCTCTTATGAGGAGCACCTTTTAGATGCGCATCATCGCTGGAAAAGGGGATTTGGAGATTTATCAATTGCAATTGCCGATATAGATAATTTTAAGGAAATTAATGATACTTATGGACATTTGGCTGGTGATAAAGTCTTAAAAAAGATTGCGTCACTTTTTAAATCCTCAATTCGAGCGGTTGATTTTGTTGCTCGTTATGGTGGTGAGGAATTCGTTTTTATTTTCGAGCGAACCCATCTTAATGATGCAGTTAAAGTAGCTGATAGTTTGCGTAGTATAATTGAGGAATATGATTTTTATTACCGTGATCAAAGAGTGCATGTCACTGTTTCTTTTGGTTTGACAAACTTCCAGCATGAGGATGATTTAGAATCTTTATTTACTCGCGCTGATGAAGCGATGTACCAGGCAAAACGCAATGGGCGTAACTGCGTTGCCAGTCTATAG
- the dnaB gene encoding replicative DNA helicase, translating to MAAELKTRKTTVDSLKSPPHSSEAEQAIIGGLMLDNQVWDAISTKLCDADFYRTEHRILYRAISELAKKDQPFDVVTLLDILKSTNQLDDAGGETYLFELANNTPSVANVSAYADIVREKSVQRQLITVANDIADSAYNPLGREVTELLDFAETKVFAIAEQTGGDGGPESIKTILVKTVEKIDALYHNGDALTGLPTGLTDFDERTSGLQPSDLIIVAGRPSMGKTTLVMNMAEHAAIKAGKPVLVFSMEMPGDSLAMRMMSSLGRIDQHRLRTGKLEDDDWPRVTSAVHLLSEAPLFIDDTAALSPAEMRARARRLAKEHGQLGLIVVDYLQLMKVPGFKADNRTAEISEISRSLKSLAKELEVPVIALSQLNRSLEQRQDKRPVMSDLRESGAIEQDADLICFIYRDEVYNEDSPDKGTAELIIAKQRNGPIGKVRVAFLGKYTRFEDLAFNGYQGED from the coding sequence ATGGCTGCAGAATTAAAAACACGAAAAACAACGGTTGACTCTCTTAAATCGCCTCCTCATTCATCGGAGGCGGAGCAGGCGATTATTGGTGGCTTAATGCTCGATAATCAAGTTTGGGATGCTATCAGCACAAAATTATGCGATGCAGATTTTTATCGTACGGAACATCGTATTCTTTACCGTGCAATCAGTGAGCTAGCTAAAAAAGATCAACCTTTTGACGTGGTGACTTTACTTGATATTTTAAAATCAACCAATCAACTTGATGATGCTGGTGGTGAGACTTACCTTTTTGAATTAGCAAATAATACGCCCAGTGTTGCCAACGTTTCCGCCTATGCTGATATCGTACGCGAAAAATCAGTACAACGGCAGTTAATTACCGTGGCAAATGACATTGCCGACTCAGCTTACAATCCTTTGGGAAGAGAAGTTACCGAGCTTTTGGATTTTGCTGAAACAAAAGTATTCGCTATCGCTGAACAAACAGGCGGTGATGGTGGTCCTGAAAGTATTAAAACGATTCTTGTCAAAACAGTCGAAAAAATTGATGCGCTTTACCACAATGGCGATGCACTTACTGGATTACCCACAGGATTAACAGATTTTGATGAAAGAACATCGGGTTTACAGCCTTCTGATTTGATTATTGTCGCCGGACGTCCCTCCATGGGTAAAACAACATTAGTTATGAATATGGCTGAGCATGCTGCAATCAAAGCAGGGAAGCCTGTATTGGTTTTTTCGATGGAAATGCCAGGTGATTCTTTAGCGATGCGTATGATGTCTTCTTTAGGAAGAATCGATCAACATCGTTTGCGTACAGGTAAATTAGAAGATGATGATTGGCCAAGAGTTACTTCGGCGGTGCATCTTTTATCAGAAGCCCCCTTATTTATTGATGACACGGCAGCGTTGAGTCCAGCAGAAATGCGTGCTCGAGCGCGTCGGCTTGCCAAGGAACATGGTCAATTAGGTCTAATTGTGGTCGACTATTTGCAATTAATGAAGGTTCCAGGTTTTAAAGCGGATAATCGAACAGCTGAAATTTCGGAAATATCGCGTAGCTTAAAGTCACTGGCAAAGGAGTTAGAGGTGCCAGTCATTGCTTTATCACAGTTAAACCGTAGTCTTGAGCAACGCCAGGATAAACGGCCTGTGATGTCTGATCTTCGTGAATCTGGTGCGATAGAGCAAGACGCGGACTTAATTTGTTTTATCTATCGTGATGAAGTATACAATGAAGACAGTCCTGACAAAGGAACTGCTGAGCTTATCATTGCTAAACAACGTAACGGTCCTATTGGCAAGGTGAGAGTAGCCTTTCTTGGTAAATATACGCGTTTTGAAGATTTAGCGTTTAATGGTTATCAAGGAGAGGATTAG
- a CDS encoding RT0821/Lpp0805 family surface protein, with protein MKKIALVSLSLSVFLASCAQVTNEGVGTITGGVVGGLIGSQFGGGSGKVAAAAGGALLGAYLGGNIGRTMDRLDRLEMQKALETAPTGRAVVWQNPDNGNRYTVQPTRTYYTNSQPCREYITRAIIGGKSQQIYGKACRQADGSWRVVS; from the coding sequence ATGAAAAAAATAGCATTGGTATCTCTGTCTCTATCAGTTTTTCTTGCCAGTTGTGCGCAAGTAACGAATGAAGGTGTAGGTACAATCACAGGAGGTGTAGTTGGTGGACTGATCGGTAGCCAATTTGGTGGAGGTTCAGGTAAAGTTGCTGCAGCTGCAGGTGGTGCTTTGTTAGGTGCTTATCTTGGAGGTAACATTGGCCGCACGATGGATCGACTCGATCGTTTAGAAATGCAAAAAGCATTAGAAACTGCGCCAACAGGTCGAGCTGTTGTTTGGCAAAATCCTGACAACGGTAACCGTTATACGGTTCAGCCAACAAGAACATATTATACAAATAGCCAACCTTGCCGTGAATATATCACCAGAGCAATCATTGGTGGTAAATCCCAGCAAATCTATGGTAAAGCATGTCGCCAAGCCGATGGCTCCTGGAGAGTTGTCAGCTAA
- a CDS encoding DUF2147 domain-containing protein, with translation MRQWKALLAFVAMVLFLPVAFAQSPAGTWTTIDDKTGQKRAVVRLSVSGGTLNGTIVKVYPQPGDTGICSKCPGGFKGKPIQGLQFVWGLKDKGNGEWDGGQILDPKTGKVYRAKMTLKGNKLYVRGYVGVSALGRTQVWVR, from the coding sequence ATGAGACAATGGAAGGCATTATTAGCATTCGTAGCAATGGTACTGTTTTTACCAGTCGCTTTTGCACAATCCCCAGCTGGTACGTGGACCACTATTGATGATAAAACAGGGCAAAAAAGAGCGGTAGTTCGCTTATCTGTATCAGGTGGCACATTAAATGGCACTATTGTAAAAGTTTATCCTCAGCCAGGTGACACTGGCATTTGTTCTAAATGCCCCGGTGGTTTTAAAGGCAAACCTATTCAAGGCTTACAATTCGTTTGGGGCTTAAAGGATAAGGGCAATGGCGAATGGGATGGTGGACAAATCCTTGATCCTAAAACTGGAAAAGTTTATCGTGCAAAAATGACCTTAAAGGGCAACAAACTCTATGTCCGCGGTTATGTGGGGGTTTCTGCACTAGGCCGCACTCAAGTTTGGGTACGCTAA
- a CDS encoding CDGSH iron-sulfur domain-containing protein, translated as MDKDDSRPSFFPIPYDVEAGKTYYWCGCGKSKHQPLCDRKDCGEQCVPYRAILTETVYFCGCKQTQDPPLCDGSHAKVMLEFLKKRKK; from the coding sequence ATGGACAAAGATGATTCTAGACCCTCTTTTTTTCCGATTCCTTATGATGTTGAGGCTGGAAAAACCTATTATTGGTGTGGTTGTGGAAAAAGCAAACATCAGCCTCTTTGTGATAGAAAAGATTGTGGCGAACAATGTGTTCCATATAGGGCTATACTTACAGAAACAGTGTACTTTTGTGGCTGTAAACAGACGCAGGATCCCCCTCTATGTGATGGATCCCATGCTAAGGTAATGCTTGAATTTCTTAAAAAAAGGAAAAAGTAA
- a CDS encoding mannose-1-phosphate guanylyltransferase/mannose-6-phosphate isomerase, protein MSGSLIPVILCGGAGSRLWPVSRELHPKPFIRLADGQSLLQKTFLRAASLDDVREILTVTNRELFFKTEDEFREIQRSDLNLSFILEPFGRNTSAAVAAAALRVAEIYGNEALMLVLPADHLISEQNAFAHAVAKAKKLALGDYLVTFGIEPESPETGYGYIEAEGSKVLRFVEKPSLEKAKEYLTTGRFLWNSGMFCFSAGTILKEMELYCPDILLTTKTCMELSRVASGKGFAQLELDAQTFNKVAEISIDYAVIEKSSKVAVVPCNIGWSDIGSWNALGDLAEADQKGNRVEGEALLHDVSNCYIRSQDRLVGAIGVDNLFIIDTPDALLIADKSRAQDVKNIYAQLKTQGHEAHKVHRTVHRPWGSYTVLEEGPRFKIKRIEVRPNASLSLQMHYHRSEHWIVVSGMAKVINGEKEMYINTNESTYIPAGHKHRLENPGVLPLVMIEVQSGEYMGEDDIVRFEDRYGRS, encoded by the coding sequence GTGTCTGGATCTCTTATACCGGTTATTCTCTGTGGCGGTGCAGGGTCACGATTGTGGCCAGTATCTCGTGAGTTACATCCAAAACCTTTTATTCGTCTTGCTGATGGTCAGAGTTTACTGCAAAAAACCTTTCTGCGGGCAGCATCACTTGATGATGTGCGAGAAATTCTTACTGTAACGAATCGAGAATTATTCTTTAAAACAGAGGATGAGTTTCGCGAAATCCAACGTTCTGATCTGAATCTATCGTTTATTCTTGAACCGTTTGGCCGTAATACCAGTGCTGCGGTTGCTGCTGCCGCATTGAGAGTAGCAGAAATATATGGAAACGAAGCATTAATGCTGGTGTTGCCTGCTGATCATTTAATCTCAGAGCAAAACGCCTTTGCCCACGCTGTTGCCAAAGCCAAAAAATTAGCATTGGGGGATTATCTCGTAACCTTTGGTATTGAACCTGAAAGTCCTGAAACTGGCTATGGTTACATTGAGGCCGAAGGCAGCAAAGTACTCCGATTTGTTGAAAAACCTTCATTAGAAAAGGCAAAAGAATATCTAACAACGGGACGATTTCTTTGGAATTCAGGAATGTTTTGCTTCTCGGCAGGAACGATATTAAAAGAGATGGAGCTTTACTGTCCTGATATTCTCTTGACTACAAAAACTTGTATGGAACTATCACGTGTGGCGAGCGGTAAAGGATTTGCACAACTTGAACTCGATGCTCAAACCTTTAATAAGGTGGCAGAAATTTCAATTGATTATGCTGTAATCGAAAAGTCTTCCAAGGTGGCTGTGGTACCTTGCAATATTGGCTGGAGCGATATAGGGTCATGGAATGCTCTTGGTGATTTGGCCGAAGCTGATCAAAAAGGAAATCGTGTGGAAGGAGAAGCCTTACTTCACGATGTTTCTAATTGTTATATTCGCAGTCAAGATAGATTGGTTGGCGCTATAGGTGTTGATAATCTTTTTATTATTGATACCCCTGATGCTTTATTAATTGCTGATAAATCTCGAGCACAAGATGTTAAAAATATTTATGCTCAATTAAAAACGCAAGGACATGAAGCACACAAAGTGCATCGCACGGTACATCGACCTTGGGGATCTTATACCGTTTTGGAGGAAGGACCTCGGTTTAAAATCAAACGCATCGAAGTGCGTCCCAATGCTAGCCTTAGTCTGCAGATGCATTATCATCGTAGTGAGCATTGGATTGTGGTAAGTGGTATGGCCAAGGTAATTAATGGCGAAAAAGAAATGTATATAAATACCAACGAGTCGACTTATATTCCTGCTGGTCACAAACACCGGTTGGAAAACCCAGGCGTTCTTCCTTTAGTTATGATTGAGGTACAAAGTGGGGAGTACATGGGTGAGGATGATATCGTTCGTTTTGAAGACCGTTACGGGCGTAGTTAA
- a CDS encoding CBS domain-containing protein, giving the protein MAHLIFSALPQPRRTIEFISPNVTVDECVKKMTDLDIGALVVRDEENIIGIVSERDVLRSCLYSGLDPHTTLASEIAYPAVSILNMFDPVEKAMEVITQTKRRHVLVTEQGELVAILSIGDLLFHLLEDKTRVIEQLENYIHTY; this is encoded by the coding sequence ATGGCTCACTTAATTTTTTCTGCTTTACCGCAGCCAAGACGAACCATTGAGTTTATTAGCCCAAATGTCACCGTGGATGAGTGTGTTAAAAAAATGACTGATCTGGATATTGGTGCCTTGGTTGTTCGTGATGAAGAAAATATCATAGGGATAGTCAGTGAGCGGGATGTTTTGCGATCTTGCTTGTATTCTGGCTTGGATCCTCATACAACACTCGCATCTGAAATTGCCTATCCTGCAGTTAGTATTCTTAACATGTTTGATCCCGTTGAGAAAGCAATGGAAGTTATAACACAAACAAAACGACGTCATGTTTTAGTAACAGAGCAAGGAGAGCTTGTTGCTATTTTATCCATTGGGGATTTATTGTTTCATTTGCTTGAGGACAAGACACGAGTTATCGAGCAATTGGAAAATTATATTCATACTTATTAG